One Bdellovibrio bacteriovorus str. Tiberius DNA segment encodes these proteins:
- a CDS encoding patatin-like phospholipase family protein: MRIRDKKKVALVLSGGGIKAAAFHIGVCLALQEKGFKFAGGTKEMVRQNFGSDDPMTIRLYVGSSAGAFVASVLAAGYPVESLINAFQVGSGSDPTFDKSDLRYLKPISYRSLFNLNSSGLMKFIPRSIMEKALVTGGLESILKNGLKLNGLFSTKGIENYLRKEVLVDNDFARLGVELFIIGTQLNHTRKAIFGNFPESFKTDTTKYINYATISDAVACSTALPPVFSPYGIKRPDGKEIFYYDGEIRDTLSTHVAADYGADLVISSYSIQPYHYTKEMGSLHDYGIPLIANQALYQVVQQKITRHIQYKNDIRGIYNAVDGYFKQQNLPGEHRDKILEIIRNRVNYRPEVDYIYVAPRPQNYEMFFVDHFSLNPEILARIVRIGFKSGINALRQHDI, translated from the coding sequence ATGCGTATTAGAGATAAAAAGAAAGTGGCCCTGGTTTTAAGTGGTGGAGGCATCAAAGCCGCCGCCTTCCACATCGGGGTTTGCTTGGCCCTTCAAGAAAAGGGATTCAAATTTGCCGGCGGCACCAAAGAGATGGTGCGTCAGAACTTCGGGTCCGACGACCCGATGACGATCCGTCTTTATGTCGGGTCCAGCGCCGGGGCGTTTGTCGCTTCGGTTCTTGCCGCTGGTTATCCAGTGGAATCTTTGATCAACGCTTTCCAAGTCGGTTCGGGCTCTGATCCCACGTTTGATAAATCCGACCTTCGTTATTTAAAGCCGATTTCTTACCGCAGCCTGTTTAACTTAAACTCTTCCGGCCTGATGAAGTTCATCCCGCGTTCGATCATGGAAAAAGCCCTGGTCACCGGGGGCCTTGAATCCATTTTAAAAAACGGCCTGAAGCTAAACGGTCTATTTTCAACCAAAGGGATCGAAAACTACCTGCGCAAAGAAGTTCTGGTCGACAATGACTTTGCCCGTTTGGGGGTTGAGCTTTTCATCATCGGAACCCAGCTGAACCACACCCGTAAGGCCATCTTCGGGAATTTCCCCGAATCATTCAAAACCGACACCACCAAGTACATCAACTATGCGACCATCAGTGATGCGGTGGCTTGTTCGACGGCTTTGCCTCCGGTGTTTTCCCCGTACGGAATCAAACGCCCGGACGGTAAAGAGATCTTCTATTATGATGGCGAGATTCGCGACACGCTTTCCACCCACGTGGCGGCGGACTATGGCGCTGATCTGGTGATTTCCTCATATTCCATTCAGCCTTATCACTACACCAAAGAGATGGGCTCGCTTCATGACTATGGTATTCCGCTGATTGCCAATCAGGCGCTTTACCAGGTGGTGCAGCAAAAGATCACCCGTCATATCCAGTATAAAAACGACATCCGCGGTATCTACAATGCGGTCGATGGTTACTTCAAGCAGCAAAACTTGCCCGGCGAACACCGGGACAAGATCCTTGAAATCATTAGGAATCGTGTGAACTATCGTCCGGAAGTGGATTACATCTATGTGGCTCCACGCCCACAGAACTATGAGATGTTCTTTGTTGATCACTTCAGCTTGAATCCGGAAATCCTGGCGCGCATCGTGCGCATCGGTTTCAAGTCCGGGATCAATGCCCTTCGCCAGCACGATATTTAA